DNA from Agathobaculum sp. NTUH-O15-33:
TGCAAGAAAGCTTCTTTCATCCGCCCACTGCTTCAGCGCTTCCATGCGCCGGACAGGGCTTTGCTTTCTTGCACCCGTTTGGTAATTGGAGGTGCATTTTTTATGTCTATGATTCAAATATCCGACCTGACCTTTGGCTATGAAGGCAGCGCGGAAACCATTTTCGACCATATTTCACTCCGTCTCGACACGGACTGGCGACTCGGCCTGATCGGCCGCAACGGCCGCGGCAAAACCACGTTTTTGAACCTTTTGCGCGGCCAATTTGAATATCAGGGACGCATTACCGCGTCTGTTTCGTTTGAGTACTTCCCGTTTCCCATCGCGAGACCCGAACGGCCCGCGCGCGAAGCCGTGCTGCCCCTGTGCCCGGAGGAAGAAAGCTGGCGGCTTGCCCTCGAGATGAACCGGCTGGCGCTGTCCGAAGAACTGCTGGGCCGCCCCTTTTCCACGCTTTCCGGCGGGGAACAGGTGCGGCTGCTGCTTGCCGCCCTGTTCTGCCGGGAAGACCGTTTTCTGCTCATTGACGAACCGACCAACCACCTCGATCAGGCGGGCCGCGCGCTGGTGGCGGAGTATTTACGCGGTAAATCCGGCTTTCTGCTGGTCTCGCACGACCGCACTTTTCTGGACGGCTGCATCGACCATGTGCTGTCCATCAACCGGGCGAACATTGAACTGACGCAGGGCGACTTTTCCACGTGGTGGGAAAACAAGCGGCGGCGGGATGAATGGGAACAAGCGGAAAACGAACGGCTGAAGGGCGATATCCGCCGCCTTGACGCGGCCGCGCGACGCGCTTCGCAGTGGTCGGATAAGACTGAAAAGGAAAAGCATGTGCGGAATTCCGGCCTGCGGCCCGATCGCGGCTATATCGGCCACAAGGCGGCCAAAATGATGCAGCGCTCCAAATCCATAGAAGCGCGCAAGCACGCCGCGGCGGAGGAAAAGGCGGGACTGCTGCACAACATTGAAAGCGCCGACGCCTTGAAGCTTTCTCCCCTTTCCTACCGCGCCGAACGGCTGGCCGAGCTGCGGCAGGTAGCCGTCCGCTTTGGGGAAAAAACCGTTTGCAGCGATATCACGTTTTCGGTTACGCGCGGCGCGCGCATAGCCCTTATGGGGGCCAACGGTTCGGGCAAATCCTGCCTTTTAAAGCTGCTTTGCGGCGAGGATATCCCGCACGCCGGCGTTTGCAGCCGAGGCAGCGGTCTTACGATCTCCTACGTGCCGCAGGACGCTTCCTTCCTCTCCGGCGGCCTGACCGAATACGCCGCGCGCTGCGGCGTCGACCGGACGCTGTTTCTCGCGATCCTGCGCAAGCTGGATTTTTCCCGCGCGCAGTTTGAAACGGATATGGCGCTTTACAGCGAGGGGCAGAAAAAGAAGGTGCTGCTCGCACGCAGCCTGTGCGAGCGCGCCCACCTTTATATCTGGGATGAGCCCTTAAACTATATCGACCTTTTCTCCCGCATTCAGTTGGAAGAGCTGATCGCCGCATACCGGCCCACGCTGCTGTTTGTCGAGCATGACCGCAGCTTCTGCGACCACATCGCGACCGAGACCGTCCGTTTGTGACGCGCTTGTCTTTCCGGCCGCTTCGTGATATGATAAAGGAACGAATAAAGCAATTTAAATCGGAAAGGTTCCCGTTTATGGAGTATCATACGCATTCGCCCGAGCAAACCGAGCAGTTAGGCGCGGATTTTGCAAAAACGCTGTCCCCCGGCGACATCGTCGCCTTTTCCGGCGATCTGGGCGCGGGCAAGACCGCTTTTTCGCGCGGCGTGCTGCGCGGCCTTGGCTACGAAGGACGCGTCACCAGCCCCACCTTCGCCATTGCAAACGAATACCAAACGCCCGGCGGGCCGGTCGTCCATCTGGACCTGTACCGCCTGACCGATCCCGATTCCCTGTACGAGATCGGCTTTGACGAATATCTGGACGGCAGCCGTATCGTGCTGATCGAGTGGAGCGAAAACGCAGGCGATTCACTGCCAGATTTCTACAAAACCGTGTATATTTCGTATGGAAACGACAATAATGAACGCACAGTCACGATTGGAGAGCACACCGCATGAAGCTGCTTAGTTTTGAATCCTCCGCAAAATCCGCTTCGGTTGCCTTGACGGAGGGCGGCCGCCTGATCGCGCAGGTCTTCCAGAATTGCGGGCTGACGCACTCGCGCACGCTGCTGCCGATGGCGGAAAACCTGCTGGCCGGATGCGGCGTGGCCTTAAGCGAAATAGACGGCTTCGCGGTCGCCGCCGGTCCCGGCTCTTTCACCGGCATCCGCATCGGCGTGGCGACGGTGAAGGGACTTGCCTTTGGGTTGGACCGGCCCTGCGTCGGCGTGTCCACGCTGGAAGCGATGGCCCACGGCGCACGCGCGCTTTGCGGCGATCTGTGCTGCGTGATGGACGCGCGCGCCGGGCAAGTGTACAACGCGCTTTTCCGGTGCGAAAACGGCGCGCTCACGCGTCTTTGCGGCGACCGCGCGGTAAAGCTTTCCGCGCTTGCGGAAGAAATCGCTTCCT
Protein-coding regions in this window:
- the abc-f gene encoding ribosomal protection-like ABC-F family protein produces the protein MSMIQISDLTFGYEGSAETIFDHISLRLDTDWRLGLIGRNGRGKTTFLNLLRGQFEYQGRITASVSFEYFPFPIARPERPAREAVLPLCPEEESWRLALEMNRLALSEELLGRPFSTLSGGEQVRLLLAALFCREDRFLLIDEPTNHLDQAGRALVAEYLRGKSGFLLVSHDRTFLDGCIDHVLSINRANIELTQGDFSTWWENKRRRDEWEQAENERLKGDIRRLDAAARRASQWSDKTEKEKHVRNSGLRPDRGYIGHKAAKMMQRSKSIEARKHAAAEEKAGLLHNIESADALKLSPLSYRAERLAELRQVAVRFGEKTVCSDITFSVTRGARIALMGANGSGKSCLLKLLCGEDIPHAGVCSRGSGLTISYVPQDASFLSGGLTEYAARCGVDRTLFLAILRKLDFSRAQFETDMALYSEGQKKKVLLARSLCERAHLYIWDEPLNYIDLFSRIQLEELIAAYRPTLLFVEHDRSFCDHIATETVRL
- the tsaE gene encoding tRNA (adenosine(37)-N6)-threonylcarbamoyltransferase complex ATPase subunit type 1 TsaE, with the translated sequence MEYHTHSPEQTEQLGADFAKTLSPGDIVAFSGDLGAGKTAFSRGVLRGLGYEGRVTSPTFAIANEYQTPGGPVVHLDLYRLTDPDSLYEIGFDEYLDGSRIVLIEWSENAGDSLPDFYKTVYISYGNDNNERTVTIGEHTA
- the tsaB gene encoding tRNA (adenosine(37)-N6)-threonylcarbamoyltransferase complex dimerization subunit type 1 TsaB, with the protein product MKLLSFESSAKSASVALTEGGRLIAQVFQNCGLTHSRTLLPMAENLLAGCGVALSEIDGFAVAAGPGSFTGIRIGVATVKGLAFGLDRPCVGVSTLEAMAHGARALCGDLCCVMDARAGQVYNALFRCENGALTRLCGDRAVKLSALAEEIASSPQILVGDGAEMCYNTLKEQCAGLALAPEELRWPRGTGVAAAALPYFERGEVLSAQQLDAVYLRRPQAERERLARLGAAQSK